A genomic segment from Corylus avellana chromosome ca5, CavTom2PMs-1.0 encodes:
- the LOC132181000 gene encoding probable WRKY transcription factor 31: MAKGSGVSIDSADPFRFFPHLPIVLNSFPEDNNNNRNLHNWKLSPMDATTLNRSPPHTIQFPLNLNRSHHHQDSPPPSDDKRMVIDEMDFFAEKSHDNNNNNDAVSTDAAKNDFHGPTSLEFNVNTGLNLLTTNTSSDQSMVDDGISPNVEDKRAKIELAVLRADYERMKGENQRLKETLNQVTTNYNALQMHLVTFKPKKTEENGMPDGKVEGKDIVVPRQFMDLRLATNGDADQNSLSSSEVRSHERSGSPGTNGEVKASKEGIVFDQDKKELHLHGCKTGREDSPDQGWAANNKLPRFNSPKDHVDQTEATMRKARVSVRARSEAAMITDGCQWRKYGQKMAKGNPCPRAYYRCTMANGCPVRKQVQRCAEDRTILITTYEGNHSHPLPPNAMAMASTTSSAAKMLLSGSMSSADGLMNSNFLTRTLLPCSSSMATISASAPFPTVTLDLTQSPNPLQFQRPQSQFQIPLLPQIFGQALQNQSKFSGLQMSQDMDPAQLSHQLQALPMNQGGQQNSISDTVSAATAAIAADPNFTAALAAAITSIIGGSGANTNNICGNNANPTTTTTSNGNITSTTSNSNSSFQGK, encoded by the exons ATGGCCAAAGGAAGTGGAGTATCCATTGATTCAGCAGATCCATTTCGGTTCTTCCCGCACCTTCCAATAGTACTCAACTCCTTCCCTGaagacaacaacaacaacagaaaTCTTCACAACTGGAAGCTTTCTCCCATGGACGCCACCACCCTCAACAGATCGCCTCCACACACCATCCAATTCCCACTCAACCTCAACCGCTCCCATCATCACCAAGACTCTCCTCCGCCGTCCGATGATAAGCGCATGGTCATCGATGAGATGGACTTCTTCGCCGAGAAATCCcacgacaacaacaacaacaacgatGCCGTCTCTACCGACGCGGCTAAAAACGATTTCCACGGTCCGACCTCCTTGGAGTTTAACGTTAAC acTGGCTTGAATCTTCTTACTACGAACACTAGTAGCGACCAATCCATGGTGGACGACGGCATATCACCGAACGTGGAagataaaagagctaaaattgAG CTGGCGGTTCTTCGAGCTGATTATGAGCGGATGAAGGGGGAGAATCAGCGTCTAAAAGAGACGCTTAATCAGGTTACTACTAATTACAATGCCCTGCAGATGCATTTGGTTacttttaaaccaaaaaagaCTGAAGAAAATGGTATGCCGGATGGGAAAGTAGAAGGTAAAGATATAGTGGTGCCAAGACAGTTCATGGATCTTAGACTCGCTACTAATGGCGATGCTGATCAGAATTCGCTGTCTTCATCGGAAGTTAGAAGCCATGAGCGGTCAGGATCGCCCGGTACTAACGGAGAAGTCAAGGCGTCCAAGGAAGGGATTGTGTTTGACCAGGATAAGAAAGAATTACATTTACATGGTTGTAAAACTGGGAGAGAGGATAGCCCCGATCAGGGATGGGCTGCTAATAATAAGCTTCCTAGATTCAATTCTCCAAAAGATCATGTTGATCAAACTGAGGCCACTATGAGGAAGGCCCGTGTCTCCGTTAGAGCACGGTCGGAAGCCGCCATG ATCACTGATGGGTGCCAATGGAGAAAGTATGGGCAGAAGATGGCGAAGGGAAACCCATGTCCTCGAGCTTACTATCGATGCACCATGGCCAATGGTTGCCCCGTTCGAAAACAA GTACAAAGATGTGCAGAAGATCGAACAATCCTGATAACAACATATGAAGGAAATCACAGCCATCCGTTGCCGCCGAACGCCATGGCAATGGCGTCCACAACATCATCAGCAGCTAAAATGTTGCTGTCGGGGTCTATGTCTAGTGCCGACGGGCTAATGAACTCAAATTTCCTCACAAGAACACTCCTCCCATGCTCTTCCAGCATGGCAACAATCTCAGCATCAGCTCCATTTCCCACTGTTACATTGGATTTAACACAATCCCCCAACCCTTTACAATTCCAAAGGCCACAAAGCCAATTCCAAATCCCATTGCTGCCTCAAATATTTGGTCAAGCACTTCAAAACCAATCAAAATTTTCTGGTCTGCAGATGTCTCAAGACATGGACCCTGCTCAATTGAGTCACCAGCTACAAGCATTGCCGATGAACCAGGGGGGGCAGCAAAACTCAATATCTGACACAGTTAGTGCCGCCACTGCTGCCATTGCTGCAGATCCTAACTTCACTGCAGCTCTTGCAGCCGCCATCACTTCTATTATTGGTGGTAGTGGAGCTAACACGAACAACATTTGTGGCAATAATGCGAATCccacaaccaccaccaccagcaATGGCAACATTACTAGTACTACTAGTAACAGCAATTCAAGTTTTCAAGGAAAATAA
- the LOC132180597 gene encoding aspartic proteinase A1-like, with protein sequence MNTKSRASLATLFLLFLLSPMVFSMPNNGLIRIGLKKQKLDQSNRLAGQIDSKERATLRAPIRKYYFRGNLGDSEDTGIVELKNYMDAQYFGEIGVGTPSQKFTVIFDTGSSNLWVPSSKCYFSVACFFHSKYKSSQSSSYHKNGKSAEIHYGTGAISGFFSQDHVTLGDLVVKNQDFIEATREPSITFLAAKFDGILGLGFQEISVGKAVPVWYNMVNQGLVNEPVFSFWLNRNIEGEEGGEIVFGGMDSDHYNGEHTYVPVTQKGYWQFDLDDVLVGGETTGFCANGCSAIADSGTSLLAGPTTVVTQINHAIGASGIVSQECKTVVTQYGKTILDMLVSEAIPQTICSQIGFCTFDGTHGVSMGIESVVNENKEKTSGGVHDAMCTACEMAVVWMENQIKKNQTEDQILDYVNQLCDRLPSPNGESAVDCSSLSSMPDVSFTIGGKVFDLAPEQYVLKVGEGVAAQCISGFIALDVGPPRGPLWILGDVFMGRYHTVFDYGNSRVGFAEAA encoded by the exons ATGAATACCAAATCTAGAGCCAGTTTGGCCactctttttctcttgttcCTTCTGTCCCCAATGGTGTTTTCCATGCCCAATAATGGGCTGATCCGAATTGGACTGAAAAAGCAAAAATTGGACCAAAGCAACCGACTTGCTGGACAAATTGACTCTAAGGAGCGGGCGACACTAAGAGCTCCTATCAGAAAATATTATTTCCGTGGGAATCTTGGTGACTCTGAGGATACTGGTATTGTTGAGCTAAAGAACTACATGGACGCTCAGTATTTTGGTGAGATTGGGGTTGGCACGCCTTCTCAAAAGTTCACTGTGATATTTGACACAGGAAGTTCTAATCTCTGGGTGCCCTCGTCAAAGTGTTATTTCTCA GTTGCTTGCTTTTTTCACTCCAAGTACAAGTCCAGCCAATCAAGTAGCTACCACAAGAATG GTAAATCTGCTGAGATCCATTATGGAACAGGGGCAATTTCAGGTTTCTTTAGCCAGGACCATGTAACACTTGGTGATCTGGTTGTTAAGAATCAG GATTTTATTGAGGCAACCAGAGAGCCCAGCATCACATTCTTGGCAGCCAAGTTTGATGGTATACTTGGACTTGGATTTCAAGAGATCTCTGTTGGGAAGGCTGTTCCTGTCTG GTATAATATGGTCAATCAAGGTCTTGTAAATGAGCCAGTTTTTTCATTTTGGCTAAACCGCAATATTGAAGGGGAAGAAGGGGGTGAGATTGTGTTTGGTGGGATGGATTCTGATCATTACAACGGTGAGCACACGTATGTTCCTGTGACTCAGAAAGGTTATTGGCAG TTTGATTTGGATGATGTACTAGTTGGTGGTGAAACAACTG GATTTTGCGCTAATGGTTGTTCAGCAATTGCCGACTCCGGAACCTCTTTGTTGGCAGGCCCTACT ACTGTTGTTACTCAAATCAATCATGCGATTGGAGCTTCTGGTATTGTAAGCCAAGAATGCAAGACAGTGGTTACTCAATATGGGAAAACCATACTGGACATGCTCGTATCCGAG GCGATACCACAAACAATCTGCTCCCAGATTGGTTTCTGTACTTTTGATGGGACTCACGGTGTTAG CATGGGCATTGAGAGCGTGGTCAATGAGAACAAAGAGAAGACATCTGGTGGGGTGCATGATGCCATGTGTACCGCTTGTGAGATGGCAGTGGTATGGATGGAAAATCAGATAAAGAAGAATCAGACAGAAGATCAGATATTGGATTATGTCAATCAG CTCTGTGACCGACTTCCCAGTCCAAATGGAGAATCAGCAGTTGATTGTAGCAGTTTATCTTCCATGCCTGATGTTTCATTCACCATTGGTGGTAAAGTATTTGATCTTGCACCAGAGCAG TATGTTCTAAAAGTGGGAGAGGGAGTTGCAGCTCAATGCATCAGTGGATTTATTGCTTTGGATGTAGGCCCTCCTCGTGGACCTCTCTG GATTCTGGGGGATGTTTTCATGGGTCGTTATCACACGGTATTCGACTACGGAAATTCGAGAGTCGGGTTTGCTGAAGCAGCTTAG
- the LOC132182830 gene encoding mitogen-activated protein kinase kinase kinase 18 has translation MDWTRGQTIGHGSSATVSLATSRRSGSVFAVKSAELSQSGFLQREQHILSSLSSPHVVSHKGCDITMENNNMLVYNLFMEYVAGGTITDAIRKRGGRLDESAIGYYTRQIVQGLEYLHSHGLVHCDIKGRNILISEDGAKIADFGCAKWVDKVEEASPIGGTPMFMAPEVARGEEQGFPCDIWALGCTLIEMATGGAPWPNVADPVTALYHIAYSGELPEFPSCLPEQAKDFLDKCLRRCPKERWTASQLLKHPFLVEFNSSAAKPIQESNSSSPTSILDQGFWNTLEVSESQSNLVGTRVENPTDDRIRRLSSLSGVPSWTWSENWLTIRGKSCEESNIIMDDIESEADIICGSAIDSIVNGVEELESTVGGEGWLNFSSYNVNSSCENLLGLCRCRKSSVALSNFSFERDIDKLFLPSISSF, from the coding sequence ATGGACTGGACTAGAGGCCAGACCATAGGCCATGGCTCATCCGCCACCGTCTCCCTAGCCACCTCTCGTCGGTCCGGCAGTGTTTTTGCCGTGAAGTCCGCCGAGCTATCCCAATCCGGGTTCTTGCAAAGAGAGCAACATATTTTGTCATCTTTGAGCAGTCCCCATGTAGTTAGCCACAAGGGGTGTGACATTACTATGGAGAACAACAACATGCTTGTGTACAACCTTTTCATGGAGTATGTCGCCGGTGGCACGATTACCGACGCAATTCGCAAGCGTGGAGGCCGGCTTGATGAATCGGCGATCGGATATTACACCCGGCAGATTGTGCAAGGGCTGGAGTACTTGCATTCACATGGCTTGGTACATTGTGATATTAAAGGTAGGAACATTTTGATTAGTGAAGATGGTGCAAAAATTGCCGACTTTGGGTGTGCTAAGTGGGTTGATAAGGTTGAAGAGGCTTCCCCCATTGGTGGCACGCCGATGTTTATGGCACCGGAGGTGGCGCGTGGGGAGGAACAGGGGTTCCCTTGTGACATTTGGGCACTTGGGTGCACACTAATTGAAATGGCTACGGGCGGTGCACCGTGGCCTAATGTGGCTGACCCAGTAACGGCCTTGTACCACATTGCATATTCCGGGGAATTGCCGGAGTTTCCAAGTTGTCTGCCGGAGCAAGCAAAAGATTTCTTGGATAAGTGCCTGAGAAGGTGTCCAAAGGAGCGGTGGACAGCTAGTCAACTTCTTAAGCATCCGTTTCTTGTGGAATTCAATTCCAGTGCTGCAAAGCCGATTCAAGAATCCAATTCAAGTTCTCCGACGAGTATTCTTGATCAAGGATTTTGGAACACGCTGGAAGTGTCAGAAAGCCAGAGCAATCTGGTTGGTACACGTGTGGAAAATCCGACCGATGATAGGATCAGACGGTTGTCGTCACTTTCAGGGGTACCCAGTTGGACATGGAGTGAGAATTGGTTAACGATTAGAGGGAAAAGTTGTGAGGAAAGCAATATTATTATGGATGATATTGAAAGTGAAGCTGATATAATTTGTGGGTCAGCCATAGATTCCATTGTTAACGGTGTGGAAGAGCTGGAGAGCACAGTTGGTGGAGAGGGGTGGTTGAATTTTTCAAGTTACAATGTAAATAGTAGCTGTGAGAATTTATTAGGTTTGTGTAGATGTAGGAAAAGTA